One genomic window of Metopolophium dirhodum isolate CAU chromosome 4, ASM1992520v1, whole genome shotgun sequence includes the following:
- the LOC132943317 gene encoding uncharacterized protein LOC132943317: MTTIFHITLRSILIISKCMGLIDISYTLGPAGLFVRDINSTFYVFLEIARMIALVICTYLYFHQFDPDFHIFQYISVFKFWIVIIGARVSTIWIIKFINGIIEFDRKIIPISTNLLITQHSLKEKQWDRILISFIVYLIGFKSVQVYLYPMKKVNITSLIQSLVFSPPYVMDATVTITSCFFLQNLYVRFQTIIDFWKCLPTELAAVPGQWTHTEIVVLMENTRLLHSELCELLKTFTQGYGPLLLGFYTFSYISMLVSVYFIVNNDPLSSANTAEKFRVVIPLVIHVQMFSFLVSIIVFVSFINEKRIEMISYLRLYQISNLHLDIKRQIKMFMNQIPAYEFDRISAFGFFDINLKLVTSMIVLLITGISTMVQMKDHPIILQLNNNTKLFLIKLFKTSRIKSN; encoded by the exons ATGACAACAATTTTTCACATTACCTTAAgatctattttaattatatccaAATGTATGGGTTTAATTGATATTTCATATACCTTGGGACCGGCTGGATTATTTGTTCGGGATATAAACTCAACGTTCTACGTATTTCTAGAAATAGCACGGATGATTGCGTTGGTGATATGCACCTACTTATACTTTCATCAGTTCGATCCagattttcatatatttcaatacataagtgtatttaaattttggatTGTTATTATCGGAGCCAGAGTATCAACAATATGGATAATCAA ATTTATTAATGGCATTATCGAATTCGATCGAAAAATTATACCAATTTCTACAAATTTGTTGATCACACAGCATTCATTAAAAGAAAAACAGTGGGACAGGATTTTAATTTCATTCATCGTATACCTAATTGGATTTAAATCCGTACAAGTGTATTTATATCCTATGAAGAAGGTGAACATTACTTCACTGATACAGAGTTTAGTATTCTCTCCGCCGTATGTTATGGATGCCACAGTGACTATCACTTCGTGTTTCTTTCTTCAAAACTTGTACGTTAGATTCCAGACAATAATCGATTTTTGGAAATGTCTTCCTACTGAATTAGCTGCTGTTCCCGGCCAATGGACACACACCGAAATAGTGGTTTTGATGGAAAACACTCGGCTGCTGCACTCCGAGCTCTGTGAATTGTTAAAAACATTTACCCAAGGTTACGGCCCATTGCTTCTGGGTTTCTACACATTCAGCTACATTAGTATGCTTGTCAGTGTTTATTTTATCGTCAACAATGACCCATTATCCAGTGCAAATACAGCTGAAAAGTTCCGAGTAGTAATTCCATTGGTAATTCACGTACAAATGTTCTCGTTTCTGGTGTCTATTATCGTTTTTGTTTCATTCATAAACGAAAAG cGAATAGAGATGATATCATATCTACGATTATACCAAATTTCTAACTTACACTTGGACATAAAACGtcaa atcaaaatgtttatgaatcaaATACCAGCTTATGAATTTGACCGAATTTCGGCGTTTGGATTTTTTGATATCAATTTAAAGCTTGTTACATCA ATGATCGTCTTATTGATAACTGGAATATCAACAATGGTTCAGATGAAAGATCacccaataatattacaattgaaCAATAACACTAAATTGttcttgataaaattatttaaaacgtcgagaattaaatcaaattaa